Genomic segment of Sarcophilus harrisii chromosome 4, mSarHar1.11, whole genome shotgun sequence:
AGTGACTGGACAGGGAGCTATAAGAGGTAATAGAGTACAGTGTGGGGGAAAGAGCTGGTCCTAGATAGATTAACTTGAGAGGACTGGTTCAGAATCCAGTCTCCATTTGcaagctgtgtgatcatgggctaTCAAGATACCTTATCTCTTTggacctctatttcctcatctgtaaaatggagacaataatattCATGCTACCCAATTCATAGGGCTGTTGTAGGGAAAGTGCTCTGTAAGCCTTAATTATGTAAATGtgggaagaaacaaagaagggtGCTGTTTTCTGGGAGGAAAAGAGagcccttttattttttctcagcatGTGGTGAGCAGGTAGTTATGAAGAGAACAGGTTTGGGGGGATTAGTAGGAGCCTCAGGATTATGGATTAGAAAAATCAATGAAGGATTTAAAAAGCTGAAGGACCCTCGTGAAAGGGTGGAATATGACAGATAGGTggtgccagttccttctccagagatgggaaaggagaagagagttaGTCATCTGTCTGAGATAGGCTCTAAAGCCTGGAGATAGAATGATTGATCAGTCTATACAGGTAGACAAGTTCTAAAGGAAAGGTAACAGACTTGCTGGTTGCAGGATCCCAAGCCTGCCTCATCCCCATTCTATTgtcataaaatctttttttttcataaaaacaaaattaggtcttcctcattcttttaatattcatttttgtaagattttgagttccaatttttttctccttccctcccttatcttcccccctccccaagacaacaagcaatctgatataggttatagatgCCATAGGACCTTATCCAGGTAAACAGTGGAGGGAAAAGCCCACtaggagatctggattcaattACTGACTCAGTGTGGGTAAGACTGAATAAGTTCCTTAACAAAATTCTCCTGACCACCTCTCTTTCCTCTTGGGTAAAATAGGAGATCcctttcctgactttctctttccGAAGGCATAAGGCCAGATGGCATTTCACCATTCAAGGGTGAAAAACCTTAGAAAAGtgttctagaaataaaaaaaaagttaagctgCCAATCAATCAAAAACCTGACATGAACTTGGTCTCTCCAATCAGCTCACCCCTAGCAAAAGATAAGCAAAGTGTCTGAATTCAAAGGAGAGGCAAGGAAAATAGCTGGGAAGGAGAGTGCACTGAGGCTTTACTATCTACCTCTGGGACCTGAggcaaataaatcatttaatctctctggttGTCAGATCCCTGCCAGCTCTGAATTTAAGGTTCTGAAATGCCTTTCTCTTGAGTTTTAGACTCTAACTTCTCTTCCAAGGTGAGGAGTCTAAGTCAGAACTAATGGGTATGATAGGATGGGGATTCCTGACCACAGCATCTTTCTTTACCTGGGGTTGAAAGAATTCTTGACAAGAGTGAAATAGCTGTACATCTTGGGCCACAGGCCAGGTTTAGGCAGGCAGCCATTGGCATGGATGGCGTGGATTTTCGCCATTTCCCGGGCAATCAGCCTGTGGTAAAGCATAAATACAAGGGTCATCACCATACGAGGGTCACTCATACCCTGACACTCCTATGCCACATCTCACCATCCTACCTCCCTTATCTcctgagatagaaagagaaagggattgGGAGGACCACCCCCTTACTACTTGGGGCAGGAAGACCctgaacttttaaaagaaaaataaaatgaaatcttcaGGCTTTTGAGATTTCCATTCTATTTCCAAAGACAGAAtcaggaaagaggaagaattctTTAGCTGCATGATGTAATGGCAACTTGAATATCCTCTGAGGGCCTTAATATTGGCAGTTCTAAAATGTAAAGTTTGAATTAAATAATCTTTaaggccctttccagctctaatacCAGGTGGTGGTGGGCCCAGGACTTCAAAGCAatcatttttctcccctttcagtAATCCTTTTCTACTCATTCTTTCACCCTGTAACCATCCATCCCACCACTTGCCATGGATTCATGGCAGCCAGGCTGGTGTACCAGAAAACCAATGGATTTAGACTTATGAAAAGGAGCTGATATTACTTATAGGTTATCTTAAGGTATATAAAGTTTgtttctcataacaatcctgggaggttggtgatttaatcattattaatgccattttacatataagaaaactaatTTCAGCAAGGCTGAATGACTTACTTGGGTAATACAGTggacagagtcaggaagaccagagttcaaattcagtctcaaacacttcctaTATAGTCACTTATTCTctatttgcctccgtttcctaatttgtaaaggGGCAcaatacctacctctcagggttgttgtgagaatcaaaatgaGAGAACATTGGTAAAACACTTAGCCATCGCTCTGGGCACATAAGAAgcgatttttgttgttattattatcatggtACAGTAAAAGGGCTTGGGGATCAGAAGACCCGATCCCAGTCCCAGATCCCACACTTAATAGTTGTGCGCCTCCTTTGTCACGCTACCTCCCTCCGTTCTCCGCTTCCGATTCATCTGTAACATAGTGATGTGTCATTGGTGGGCACTGCCCATGTGGTCGGACACAGATATAATGAGACTGCACAGTTCAACATGAGCACTAGAAGGGAAGGCAGGAGACTGGGGCTgagtctcagttcctcatttgtacgTGATAATCCACAGTCACATTTATTCGCTCATGGGCTTGTCGTGAGAATCCGACAGGAGACCATTTGTAagattatgtgtgtgtgagtgtgagcaGCGCTGTGTAGGCATTCCACAAATGTGAAAGATCAGGATGATGACTGTCTAGCCTCTGTAAGAATAGAATGGCCCATGGTGGGGGTGAGTAAGAGGCTGCAGAGGGGGTTTGGCACAGAGGGAGTGTTCCTCCTGCCCAGCCTCCTCAGCCACGGGCAGGATGCTTCATTCCAAGGGAGGGGTACCAGGCAGGAAGTGCCCGCCTCTTATCAAGCTGGCCAAGGCAGGGAGGTAGGCCCGACTCAGCCTCTCTTCGGCCGGAGGGAGTCGATGTTGGCATCAGGGCGCCAAGGACACACAAGCCCACGTTCTTATTGCAAGCTCTTTTGGGATGCCGTCCAAGGTCCTGGGAGGGAAGGGATTGCGTGGAAGAGGGGAAAACGGAGCTGGGAAGAGCCGGAGGCCCTGCCAGACAACCGGGATCCCTTTGGGTACCACTGTGCTCCCCCTGAAGCTCCAGGGCCCATCCTCCTCTATCACTTCACTCCCCCCATCCCTCAAGCCTCCAACATTCTGTCACTCTGCCTTTGCCTGTTGCTTGGATAATAATCACGGGCTGAACACAACAAAGGCATTTGCTGTTTGAAACCTTGTTGCCATGTTGTTCTCTTGTCCCCCTCCCTCGGACCCCTCCAGGAAGAGACAGGACTGCCAGCGCCCTCCAGAGGCAAAGGGGCAGCCCATGGCATTCTGAGGGGGAGCCTACCACCTCTGcaggccccctcccccacccatcTCTCCTTGTGTACAGTGGAAAAGGTGGGGGCGGGAAGAGTGGCCATGGAGGGCTGGAGAGATCAAGGCCAGCTTCAGAGGTTGAGGAGGCCGCCttggggtgggaggagaaaagCTGGGCAAGGACTCCACTCCCACGGGCCGGAGGAACAGACCTGAAAACCCAGctcttccccatctcccttcCCAGAGGAAGATTCTACACCAGAGCGTTTCCTTGAATATCAATAGAGCTCTTGTCTGGAATAGCAATGAGTGTGACATCTACACTCAGCATTTTTGGAGCTGGGAAGCCTGGGTAGGCAGAGAAAGAGGTCTCCCCAGGTGATTGGGGCTTCTTGGGGGGGGTCATTCTACCTCTTTTCCTGTCTCTGGGCAGGTAGATCCACCCCGACCCAGGCAGGTGTCTCTAGGGAAAGACCCTGCAAGGAGGAGACAGAGCTGGCCTTGACTAGAACAGGCCTGCCCATCTCGAGAGGATGTTCTGTGTctctcagaaaagaaagttcttcctGCTGGCTAATCTAAACCCCTTCCCCAGCCTTTCTGACAGCCCTAATCTCTCCCATCTGGGATGACTGACAGCAATTGTCTTCCcaggtgggggtgggagtggtaCATTTCTGCAGCGTTGGAGTTCCTGATACAGAGTTGGGAGGGATTCAAAAAAAGGGCTCCCGGGCTCCTACCATCCACCCCGTCCATCCCCAGAGTAACTGAGCAGGGCTGGGGCATGAAAGAGGGTCAGGAATCACTAAGCTCCCCGTTCCCATCTGCCAGTCAGTCCCTACTGTCCTTAGCCCTCAGCTTTAAGGCAAGGTTGGGGTTGAAGGGGTGAAAGCAACTTTCACTGATGGAGGTTTTCTGAAGAAACTCTCTGTATTGGTTTGCAAATTTCCAGTGCCCTATGACCCCCTAGTTTTCTTTGATCCTGTGGGGGTCATATTTTCTCAGTTCACCCAGTTGGTTGGCCGCGAAAGACTTGGTCATGAGTTCAGAGGCCACTTAAGATGGCCAAGCCAGGGAGAAACAGCATTGAAGACTTGGTCTGTAATCAACAGGAGCTTAGTCTTTTTTTTCAACCCACATCTCCCTAATCTCCCCTCATACCTAAGGCCCCAAGGGGCAACTTGGATCAGTTCTTTAGATTGTGTAGATTTTGTTATCCCAGAACCCATTTCCCACTGGATGTAGGAGTAGTAGTTAGAATTTAGAGActgaagaaaccttagagatagattaacaccttcattttactAAGGAAATCAAAGACACGGCCCAGCCCCTTAGGAGCAGAAAGAATGTGGAAGGAGGGACGTGCCACGGTGGGGTAATAAGGTGCAAAGCTAGAATTAGAATCCCAATTTCAAAACCACTGGATTGGACTGCCTCTTAGCAATGCTTTATGGAGTAGCTTGCTTAAAAGCATTTCCAAGTCTCCTTTCTATACAGGTAGCTCATACTTGGGCTTGAAATAATTAAGTACATGTATCTAGGTTAGGTGGAAAAAAGTCCAGCTCCCAGAATCCTCAAGCCCAGGGAGAGGAATTTTATCGCCTTCACAGAGCTCAAGTAAAATACATACCAGTTCTAGAATGGGTCCCAGTTTCTGTACATACCTGGGCGAGGGACaagaagaagggagggcagaGAAACTCTACTCACTCTAGAGATTTGAAtatagtgcctaacacataatgggcaataaaatatttacagaaagaAAATGTTGAACAAGTGAGCCATTTCTAAGGTTTTGGAGGGATGTGGGTAAGTCTAGAAGAAGAGGTTGGGATGCAGCCTTCCTTTCCTTGAACTCCTTTGCCACTCAAACAAAATCTATCCAAGAAACCAAAGTTCTGTTAATTTCtacctccttctcctctcccctcctccaaatCCCTAAACCTGCCGTTGGCCAAAAAGTGGCTGAAGGGCTTAAAACTCAGGTGGCCTAAGATAAGACCAAACAGAAGTTTATCATAAATATACAATCAATATACAATCTGGACCCAGAGATTCCCCACCACCAATCCAAATTGTTCCCAACCTCTCCCTGGACTCCGGAGCCCGCCTCACCTGAAGAGTCGGGGTTCAACGATATGCTCAGGCCCCAAAGCCATGCCTGGGAGAAACTCATAGCACAAGCCATTTTGGAAGGTACAATAAAGTTTGGGCGCACAGCCATGGGCCCGAAGGAGCTGGAAGTTCCTGACTTCATTCTCCCGGTCCACCAGAAGCTCTGTCCGCTCCCCATAGACACGGACCAGCACTGCATCCTTCATGTCATCTTCCACAAAGCAGGCCACCAGCTTGTTGGTGATCCCATCAGTGAAGCGCTATACAAttaaggaaaggggggaggggagctgAGGGGAATGGGAGGAGAAGGGCTGCTGGATTTCCCAGCCCCATCATCCTCACTCAGAGTTCCACTGGAGTCACTATTAAGTTGTGTGCTAATGGGAAGAGTCTACATTGACATTGGCATttcaaaatttccaaaagaaacagGATTTACTAGGTATTCCTTTTAACTGATACGAGTTGGAACCCCTCCCTGCTTTAGCTATCATTGAATTGTTTGGATGTTTTAGGTGCTGTGGTCAAAATGATCCCCTCCCTGGACCAGTCAACCTTGTTTTTCTCATTGAACCTTTCTTAGCTTAGCTAGAACAGGCCACAGACAATGACACAGATCAGGAGAGGGCCCATACTTGAAAACCTTCTCAGCTTAGGAGGACTTGCCAGAGCTTATTTTCAGCTGTCATTGCCTTTGAGAACCCCAGGTCACCATCAGACCGTGATGAGGCATCAGAATAGGACTTTTGTGGAGATTAATCACTATAATTCTCCCAGATGTGCCCCAAAATCCACTGGGTACTTCTTTCCCACCAGTACCCTCCTCCACTTTTTCTCAATCCAATCAGTGTGTCTCTGCTTTTTCTCCCAGTGCCAGGCAAGCTATAGCTGAACCTATAAAAATGACAGGCCACTTTATCTTTGGTGTTGTTTGGTTCTTCCTCACAACTTGGGCCTTGGGATGGAGAGTTTCTGGGGTCCATAGAGGTTAACCCTCTCCCTTATCTTCaattgaatttcttctttcagTTAACTCAAAGATGAAAAGTACTGGCAGAGGAGCAAAGCAGGAGCCCCTCCACATAGGCACCTCTCGCAGCTAGAACTAAAAGTATGCTAGTCTTGGATTCAGAAGTTTTGTGTTCAAATCCCAATcctgacacttactggctatatgaACTTAATCTGAGTCTGTCatctttttctcatctgcaaaatggagaaaataatatttgtactacctaCCTCACACGGTTGATGGAGGGAATCTCAGGGTCAACCTTAAAGTGCTAGAATACTATTATTACCCTTTACTCAGCTGGTTGTCTGAGTCAGGGAGCAATGTCATCAGAATATCAATGAGACACCTGCATGTTGTCTTAGGTGGAAAGAAGGCAATTATTCCCAAGGTTGCACAGATGGCCCACAGGGACTGATTTCACCAAGATTATAAAGGGGGAAACAAGGCACAGAAGAGCACAAAATGGAAGTACTTTGTTGAATAAGAATATTTAGTTAGAAAAAACCTAAAAGATTAAGgcaatttactcttttttttttttttttaaacaggaaactgaggtccagtgacATCATTATTGGCCTAAGGCCACATAATTAATGGCAGAATTAGGGCTAGAAGAACCCAACCAAGTCTTCTAACAACTCTGACAtcagtactctttctactatgTGTACATTACTTATTTCTTCTAAATGAACCCTCCCTAGCACACATCAAACATGCAGGTACACACTGAGGCTTTCCTCATTCGAGAATGTCACTTTCCACAGTTCACCCTGGACCTTCATAGCAGCTTCCACTCCTTGGTCAATGTTCCAATATGACCACTGGAACATAGTGTCCTGCAATCCTATGAAACAAGTCAGAGGGACTTGGTCTTTAATGTTCCTCTTGGGGAAGACTGGACATTCACCACTCAACAAGTAGGCCCAGAGGTGGAATGGGGTGTGTGCACACAGGTGAAGCCTTTTCTTGGAGAAAAGATGTGTTGGCTAAAGAGTCAGCCTGGCTCTATTTGAATAGGAACCATCCCCTTCTGGGGGCCACGGCTGACTCCTCTCCCCATCTTCCACTTCTTGGTCAATGTTCTAACATAACTACTGGCACAGAGTGTCCTGCTGTTCTCACAAACAAGTCTGGGGGACTCAGGCTTTAACATTCCTCTTGGGGGAGACTAGATGTTCTCTCAATGAGTAGGCCCTGAGGTGGAATAGGATGTGTGCACACAGGTGATGCCTTTTCTCAGCGAAAAGATGTGTCAGCTGGAGAAACTGTGTAACTCTCCTTGGTTAGAGACATCCCATGTTCTTTTGGGTGCTGTGAATGACTCCTCCCTTCACCTTCCATTCATGTCTTTGTATGTGACTTTGCTTACAAGTCAAGAGGTTGGTGAAGGCAACCTAATCTTAGGGAGGCCATTTCTCTACCCTAGGGAGGTATAACTAGGAACCTCTACACCTGATTTCTGAGAGTACCCAGTTAATTTAAGGCAAGAATCCCAGGAAAAGATAAGACTATGGATCTGGGGAGTGTAATTTGGGTTCCCAGAAAAAGTTAGCCCCCTGTACTCGGTATATATGCCAGGCACACCAGATATGATCGAGCAAAGGTGGCATCCCCAGGCGGTGGAACCCTCTCCTACAGAGCATGGCAGAAACAAGCAAGAGGGGGCGtggtgagagagggagagggggagagagagaaggagagagaagggggggaatgagaggaagagggagagagaggatagagagagagggagaggggggaaggagaaagagagagaggaagagagagagagggagagagagagaggagaggaaagagagagggagagaaagagaaagaaatcggGGAGTCCCATCCCCTGAAGATGGAGCGAACCCTGTATTCCTCGGCCCTcccaagcaaataaaaaaaacccaaccaccTCCCACCCCATGCCTCCTGCAGAGAAGCTCTCGAGTAGCTCCGACACACGCAGCAGCATAGCAGCATCCCCGCCTCCTCTCGGGATCAGCCCCCAGTCCCCTCTCTAGCCTCCTCATCCCCAGAAACGTGTTGCTTTCCCCTCCCCGGGGCGGCCTGAGGAGGGGGTGCAGAAGAAAGGGATTGGGagacccccaccccacccctctcgGAGCTCTGTGCCCCTCCACCGCCCAGCCTGCACCTTCCTTCGCCCGCGTACCTTGGTCTTAACTTGCTCGGGCTTCCAGTGCGGGCGCAGCTCCTGGATGAGCCGGAGGGCTCCGGGAAGGATGTGATTTTGGTCCACTGCAGTATTGAAGTACTGGACCGCAGATATCCTCCGGGGGCCTGGCAGCTCCCGGCTGGCCCCGCTGGCCCCGGACTGTGCCGTTGTCTTCTCCTCCATGCCCCATGTGCACTGTGGGCAAGATCTTTGCCTCTTCAGGTAAAATAGGGAGCCGGGCAGAGGAGGAGAAGGGCGAACAGCCATTCCCAGCAGCCCCACCCCCTCGGAGCCCGAGGAGCAAACGCTAGCCCTTGTGGGGGGGGCCAGCGAGGGAGTGGGAGTGGTAGAGGAGGAGCCTGGAGAAGTCCATGACTCACGAACGAGCTCCCCCAGAGCAATCCCCTGTTTCCCAGCCGGACAACTGGGAGCCGGGACTGGAACACTCGGTCCGGGTGGGATTGTGACATCACGAGCCGGAGGCTTGGGCCGGGGGCCAGGGGCCAGGGGCCAGGGGCCAGAGGGAGGGAAGCCGTGGAAGCGCCCGCCCCCGCTGCCAGAAGAAAGCTGCAGTGATGGTGGATGGTCTCACTGATTTTTCAGCCGGCTTCCAGCAGCAGCAACCTGGAGCTCCGGGTGGAGCAGTGagtccccctcctttctccctccaccccatcctcCCTATACCCCTCCCCCCgggaagcggggggggggggcgctgaTCAGATTGGGGGAGGGGCATGCATGCACTGTCCGGCCTTCTCCGTCCCACCCCCGCTccacctcctccctcctttccccgcccctcccccgcgGGGGGTCCCCCGATTCCAAGAATTCTCGGGCCTTGCCTGGACTCCCATCCCACTTTTCCCTTTGGCCTCACGGAGGGGGAGTTCCTTCTCTGCTTGGGAAGGACTGGCCCTGGCTCCCTCCGAGTAAATCCCTAGCAGCTTCAGCGTCTAGCTGCCAGAGCCCGGGTAGAAAAGCGAAGCTGGGAGACTCCTGGGCCAGAGCCGGAGAATGAGCGTCCCGCTGGCTGCCAGGTCAGCTTCAACTCACCCTGCACATTTCTCCCCTACAATGAGTCCCTTGCCTTGAGGAAACTCCTCTCTGAACTTCTTGAACCCAATAAGAGTAGCTCTCCACTTTCTCCCCCCGCTTTGACTTGAGACACTCTTTTTTAGCCCACCTGGGAGAGTCCTCGTACCTCCACAGCCATGTCCAAAGCTTCTCGCTCTACAGACAAACTCTTGCCCCACTCCACAGTCTTGTTAAAgtgatggggaagggggaagaggaggaaatttttttttgtcgttttgttttgcatttaatagtatttttattttattttcccattatgcgaaaaattagttttcaatattcatttttgtaagattttgactgaagaggaattaaaaaaaaataaacaaaaatccccATTACAAAACAGAAAAGTCTAACTCTGCTTAGCAGACACCAGAGATGGAGGGATGAGGGCATTTCATACTTTCTACTTGGGAGTGCCTGGTGATCTGGAGATAATCTCACTAATCACTTCCTGGGAGGGGCGTGTGCCAGCCGGACTAGAAGTGAAGCTGGCCAAGCAACGGACCTTGGAGATACTGCTGCTCCTCTGAGGCCCCGGAGCTCCGAAGCTAAGCGGTGGAAGCACTCACTCGCTGTCTAGCAGTTATCTTCATAGGCCTGACTCCCCTGAAATCACCTGATCACTGATAAGGAGTGAAGCTGGGGTGAGAGGGGGAGATGACAACTTGGTACCCTTTCTGTTGACCCCAAGCAGTTGCCACTCTTGGTCTTCATTCAAGAGTCTGTCCACAGGGATTTGAGCTCATTTTAACCAATTTAAATCTAATCCAAAACTTCAGCCCTGATATTTCCTCTCAACCTCCAGTCCTGAATGTCCAGTTTCCTGCAGAACATGTCTGTTGACTTCCATCTTCCACCAATACCTCAGTCTAGTTCAACCATTCAATAAACATGAGGTGCTTACTATATGTTATGCaagggatggagaaaagggaggagggggaaacgAAAAGgaaacagtccctactctcaaggagcttatattctatgggGGAGTAGGATACAACGGATAATTAAGTAACAAGATAATCCCAACTCAATGTATCCACAGTTGAACATAttattctttcctcccccacAGTTATTTGTCCTTCAGACTTGAAAGGTTGTGATTATTTTTGGCTGGTCTTTCATCCTCGCTTCACATATTTGGTCAGTTAACTAGGTCCTGTTAATTCTACTTACAAAATCCTCTCAAATTaatcccactttttttttattcccactgCCACCAtccaaatattattaatataggACTTCATTGATGGGCATGTAATCTTTCCCACTTCCATACTCTAATCTCATTCGTCCTTCATATGTGTGCAAGAAtaaccttttttgttgctgtcaTCTTATTCCTATGTTCAAAAAtctttaacattattctttttcacaatattttattgatcttttgtttttgtatcacctAGATTTCCTTCTGTATCTTATCCTCCACTCGACAGAGAGCTAGCCTacataataatttttgaaaagataaataaaatgagcaaaatgaattaaaaccAACATATTGAAAACAGCAATGTTCTATATTCATGGACTTCCAATTTTTCTAAAAAGAGAGGAATTATGTGGGGGATATCTTTTCATGTCTCTTCATTGGAGTCAAACTTTTCTTTGTAATGTCTCAATATTCTcttcttaaaaatacattttttgataccttttgttttttatattaccaGAATTTTTCCCAGTAACCCCCCCTCTCTCCCAGggagtcaatcaacaaatattatttaatattcatttaaataccTTTGTTGGGCATGAATACCTACAAATTGATGCCCACAAAACCTTTCAGACTTGTTCCCTGAATTACCATCATCCTACCTCTGTCCCTTTGCTCACATTTTCTTTATATCTGAAaagtccctttctttctccctttcctcagaTAAAGTTATAACTAGAAAGTCTGGTACTTCACAGAACACTTGGTTTTGAGTTATATCATATAATGTGTTTATTGTAGTTATCTGTATTTGGGTCCTATTCCCCTATGAGTCTGTAAACTTCAATGAGAGTGGAGATATTATCTTTTCTAAACTTTCTATTATTTCCAGTGCCCAACATAATTCTTTGAACaagcaggtgcttaatacattTCTATTGAatgacttttaaatgaattttaaaaattgcatatcTATGCTTGATTCCTTTTTCAATCTGGGCCCTGATGGTATCATTTTAATCTCCCTTtataataaatagataagtaaCCAACTCTttataagagaaaaggaaagaatggggGCCAGGGCACTTACCTTCAATctgattctttt
This window contains:
- the ETNK2 gene encoding ethanolamine kinase 2; its protein translation is MAVRPSPPLPGSLFYLKRQRSCPQCTWGMEEKTTAQSGASGASRELPGPRRISAVQYFNTAVDQNHILPGALRLIQELRPHWKPEQVKTKRFTDGITNKLVACFVEDDMKDAVLVRVYGERTELLVDRENEVRNFQLLRAHGCAPKLYCTFQNGLCYEFLPGMALGPEHIVEPRLFRLIAREMAKIHAIHANGCLPKPGLWPKMYSYFTLVKNSFNPSLSQSIPSVEVLEQEMAWLKEHLSQLDSPIVFCHNDLLCKNIIYNEKKGHVRFIDYEYAGYNYQAFDIGNHFNEFAGVNEVDYSLYPSRETQLRWLNYYLQAHKQLCKEGWGGTAVTPREVEKLYVQVNKFALASHFFWAFWALIQNQFSTIDFDFLRYAVIRFNQYFKVKPQVSALEMPK